Genomic segment of Buchnera aphidicola (Melanaphis sacchari):
ATCAATAGCGGGATATATACCCAAAGAAGCTATTTGACGACTTAGAGTAACAGTAGAATCTAAATGCGCAAACGTTGTAGCTGGTGATGGATCAGTTAAATCATCCGCTGGAACATATACTGCTTGAACAGATGTAATTGAGCCTTTTTTAGTAGAAGTAATTCTCTCTTGAAGAAGCCCCATTTCTTCTGATAAAGTAGGTTGATAACCTACTGCCGATGGAATTCTTCCAAGCAATGCAGACACCTCTGTACCAGCTAAGGTATAACGATATATATTGTCAATAAACAATAAAACATCTCGCCCTTCGTCCCGAAATTTTTCAGCAACAGTTAAACCTGTAAAAGCTACACGCAATCGATTACCTGGGGGTTCATTCATTTGCCCATATACTAAAGAAACTTTATCTAATACTTTTGAATCTCTCATTTCATGATAAAAATCATTACCCTCACGCGTTCTTTCTCCAACTCCAGTAAATACTGAATAACCAGAATGTTCTATAGCTATATTTCTGATTAACTCCATCATATTTACTGTTTTACCTACACCTGCTCCTCCAAATAAACCTACTTTCCCACCCTTAGCAAAAGGGCAAATTAAATCAATAACTTTTATTCCTGTTTCTAATATTTCTTGCGAAGTTGCTTGTTCTTGATAACTTGGAGGAGAACGATGAATTTCCCAATACTCTACTTCAGAATCATTTATATTTCTTAAGGGCCCTTTATTATCTATCGTTTCTCCTAATACATTTATAATACGCCCTAACGTAGCTTGTCCTACAGGAACTTTTATATAATGCCCTAGATCAATAACAATCAAACCTCGTTTTAAACCATTTGTTGAACCCATAGCAATAGTACGTACAATCCCAGCACCTAATTGCTGCTGAACTTCTAGAATAAGAGAATTATTTTTAAATTTTATTTGCAAAGCATTATATATTTTCGGAACTTTTTTCTGATCAAATTCTACATCTACTACGGCACCAATAATTTGAATAATTTTTCCAGTAGACATGATTTTATTAAACCTCTAAACTCATTATTTAATTTTCTGATAACGCTGAAGAGCCTGCAATAATTTCTGTTAATTCTTGGGTAATATTAGATTGACGAATTTTATTATAAACTAATTGTAATTCTTTAATGCAATTATTGCTATTATCTGTTGCAGTTTTCATAGCTATCATACGAGCTGCTTGTTCACTAGCAATATTTTCTAATATACTTTGATATACTTGAGATTCAATGTACCGATCAAATAATGTATCTAAAATTAACTTAGATTCTGGTTCATATAAATAATCCCATTTTATTTTTTTTGTAAATGATGTATTCTCTTCACTGGATAAAGGCAATAGTTGAGCAACTATTGGATGTTGAGACATTTTATTATAAAATTTGTTATAAGCTATAAAAATTTTATCAATTTCTTTATCTTGATATTTTTCTAAAAAAATTTTAATGTGACCAATTAATTTTGATAAGTCAGGATTTTCTCCAATATTACACATTGTCGAAATTATTGAATTACCGTACAATTTAAAAACAGACAAACTTTTTAATCCGAATAATATTAATTGACAAGAAATGTTGTTTTTTTCAAGAGACTGAATTTGAAATAATACTTTTTTAAAAAGATTAGTATTTAGACTTCCACATAAACCTCTATCAGTAGAAACAATAATTATTCCTACGCATTTATTTTTTCTATTCTCTAAATAACTATGCTTGTATTCTAAACTACCTTGTAAGGCATGATGAATGACGTTTTTTAATATTCTAGAATATGGTCGACCCAAGCGCATTCTTTCTTCAGTTTTTCTCATTTTAGAAATAGCTACCATTTCCATGGCTTTAGTAATCTTTTTTGTATTTGTTATGCTAATTATTTTATTTCTTATTTCTTTTATATTAGCCACTATATTCTCTTAATTAATTTATATCAAAATTTTATAATTGAGTATTTTTAAAATCATTAACTAAAGCTGTTAATTTATTTTTTATAGCATCATTATAATCTCCTTGTTCATTAATTTCTTTTATTAAATCTGCATAGTATTCATGTGAGTATATTAAAACTTCTTTTTCAAACCATTGAATTTTTTCGACAGAGATATTATCAAGATAATCATTTTGAGCGATAAAAAATATTATTCCTTGTTCTGCTACAGACATAGGTTGATACTGTTTTTGTTTCAATAATTCAATAATTTTTTGACCATATATTAACTGTTTTCTAGTTGCATCATCTAAATCAGATGCAAACTGTGAAAAAGCAGCAAGATCATGATATTGCGCTAAAGCTGTACGAATCCCAGAAGATAATTGTTTAATAATTTTAGTTTGAGCAGCACTTCCAACACGAGAAACAGATATGCCAGCATTCACAGCAGGCCGAACACCTGAATTAAATAAACTAGATTCTAAAAATATTTGTCCATCAGTAATAGAAATTACATTAGTCGGGACAAATGCTGAAACATCACCAGATTGTGTTTCAATAATAGGAAATGCCGTCAAAGAACCCGTTTTAACAATTGTTTTTTCATCTCTTTTAATATTATTAATATACTCTTTAGAAACTCGAGCAGATCTTTCTAGTAAACGAGAATGAAGGTAAAAGATATCTCCTGGAAAAGCTTCACGACCTGGCGGTCTGCGCAATAATAAAGAAATTTGCCGATAAGATACAGCATGTTTAGAAAGATCATCATAAACAATTACAGCATCTTGTCCAAGATCGCGAAAATATTCTCCCATAGCGCAACCTGAATAAGGTGCTAAATACTGCAAAGAAGCTGCTTCAGAAGCTGATGCAACAACAATAGCAGTATTTTCTAAAGCATTACATTCATCTAATTTTTTAATGACATTTATAACTGTAGATAACTTCTGTCCTATAGCTACATAAATACATGGTATATTAAATTTTTTCTGATTAATGATCGTATCTATTGCAAGCGCCGTTTTTCCTGTTTGACGATCTCCGATAATCAATTCACGCTGACCTCGACCAATAGGTATCATTGAATCAATAGCTTTATAACCGGTTTGTATAGGTTCATTAATTGATTGGCGATCAATTACACCAGGGGCATCTCTTTCGACCGGAGAATAACAATCATGTTCTATTATACCCTTTCCATCGATAGGATGACCTAATGCATTCATCACACGACCTAATAACTTTTTACCCACAGGAACTTCTAAAACTCTACCTGTACATTTAACTTTCAAACCTTCAGTGATTTTAATATACGAGCCCATCACTACTGCACCAACTATATCTCGTTCTATATTTAATGCAATTGCATATTGATTATCAGGCAATAAAATCATTTCTCCCAGCATAACATCTGAAAGACCATAAATTTTTAAAACGCCATCATTAACAGAAATAATCGTGCCTTCATTATAAGACTGATTAAAAACATCAAACTGCTTAATTCTTTCCTTAATCAATTGACTGATTTCTGAAGAATTTAATTGCATATATTATTACTCTCTTAAAA
This window contains:
- the atpG gene encoding F0F1 ATP synthase subunit gamma, producing the protein MANIKEIRNKIISITNTKKITKAMEMVAISKMRKTEERMRLGRPYSRILKNVIHHALQGSLEYKHSYLENRKNKCVGIIIVSTDRGLCGSLNTNLFKKVLFQIQSLEKNNISCQLILFGLKSLSVFKLYGNSIISTMCNIGENPDLSKLIGHIKIFLEKYQDKEIDKIFIAYNKFYNKMSQHPIVAQLLPLSSEENTSFTKKIKWDYLYEPESKLILDTLFDRYIESQVYQSILENIASEQAARMIAMKTATDNSNNCIKELQLVYNKIRQSNITQELTEIIAGSSALSEN
- the atpD gene encoding F0F1 ATP synthase subunit beta: MSTGKIIQIIGAVVDVEFDQKKVPKIYNALQIKFKNNSLILEVQQQLGAGIVRTIAMGSTNGLKRGLIVIDLGHYIKVPVGQATLGRIINVLGETIDNKGPLRNINDSEVEYWEIHRSPPSYQEQATSQEILETGIKVIDLICPFAKGGKVGLFGGAGVGKTVNMMELIRNIAIEHSGYSVFTGVGERTREGNDFYHEMRDSKVLDKVSLVYGQMNEPPGNRLRVAFTGLTVAEKFRDEGRDVLLFIDNIYRYTLAGTEVSALLGRIPSAVGYQPTLSEEMGLLQERITSTKKGSITSVQAVYVPADDLTDPSPATTFAHLDSTVTLSRQIASLGIYPAIDPLNSTSRQLDPYIVGREHYETARGVQSILQRYQELKDIIAILGMDELSESDKILVSRSRKIQKFLSQPFFVAEVFTSFPGKYVSLKDNIRAFKGIIEGEFDHLPEQAFYMAGSIEEVIKKAKSL
- the atpA gene encoding F0F1 ATP synthase subunit alpha, with protein sequence MQLNSSEISQLIKERIKQFDVFNQSYNEGTIISVNDGVLKIYGLSDVMLGEMILLPDNQYAIALNIERDIVGAVVMGSYIKITEGLKVKCTGRVLEVPVGKKLLGRVMNALGHPIDGKGIIEHDCYSPVERDAPGVIDRQSINEPIQTGYKAIDSMIPIGRGQRELIIGDRQTGKTALAIDTIINQKKFNIPCIYVAIGQKLSTVINVIKKLDECNALENTAIVVASASEAASLQYLAPYSGCAMGEYFRDLGQDAVIVYDDLSKHAVSYRQISLLLRRPPGREAFPGDIFYLHSRLLERSARVSKEYINNIKRDEKTIVKTGSLTAFPIIETQSGDVSAFVPTNVISITDGQIFLESSLFNSGVRPAVNAGISVSRVGSAAQTKIIKQLSSGIRTALAQYHDLAAFSQFASDLDDATRKQLIYGQKIIELLKQKQYQPMSVAEQGIIFFIAQNDYLDNISVEKIQWFEKEVLIYSHEYYADLIKEINEQGDYNDAIKNKLTALVNDFKNTQL